Genomic window (Streptomyces sp. LX-29):
CGCCTTCGCCGCCCGCTCGACATACGCCTCGAAGGTGAGCGGCTCACGGCCGAGCACCTGCCGCACCCCGTCCACCGGCTCCGAGGTGTGCCCCTCGCGGTGGAAGGCGAACAGGGCGCCGAGCGCCTTGACGAAGGGCTCGGGGATGCCGAGGCCGCGCAGGTCCGCGGCGTACTCCTCCGGGGTCAGCTCGACGTAGTCGATGGTGCGGCCCGCCGCGCGGGCGATGGTCTCGGTGGCCTCCCGGAAGGTCAGCCCGCGCGGGCCGGAGAGCTCGTACACCCGACCCGCGTGCCCGTCGCGCGTCAGCACGGTCGCCGCGACCTCCGCGACGTCGTCGACGTCGACGAAGGTCTCCGGAACGTCGCCGATGGGCAGCGCGAGCCGCCCGTCGCGCAGCGGCTGGTGCCAGAGGTCCTCGCTGAAGTTCTGGTTGAAGTTGTTGGGGCGCAGGATGGTCCACTCGGCGCCGGACTCCCGCACCGCCTGCTCCCCGGCGGCCATGCCGCGCCCGAAGTCCTCGCCGACCAGGTCCATGCCGCGCCCGGAGAGCGTCACGAAGCGGCGCACCCCCGCCGCCGCGGCCTGCTTGACGAAGTCGTGCACCGGCTCGGCCTCCTCCGGGGCGATCAGGTAGACCGCCGCGGCCCCGGCCACCGCCGGCTCCCAGGTGGCGGGCTCGGTCCAGTCGAAGCGCACCGCGCTGGAGCGCGAGGCGGCGCGCACCGAGGCGCCCTGCTCGCGCAGCCGCCGTACCAGTCGGCGCCCCGTCTTACCGGTGGCGCCGAGGACCAGGATGTCGTTCGTGTTCGTCGTCATGACAGACAGTCAACCGGCCGCGATCACGCGCGGACATGGCCGCTCGTCCGGGACGCATGCGTGTTCGTACGCGGCGCATAGGGTGAGGTCATGGACCCGTTCGACGATCTGCTGCGCGGTGTGCGCGCCGACGGCGCCGTCTTCGACCGCTCGGTGCTGTCGCCCCCCTGGGCGCTGAGGTTCACCGACGGCGCCTCGCTGACGCTGTGCGTCCCGATGCGCGGCGAGGGCTGGATCGCGGCCGGCCCCGGCGGGCGGCTGGTGCGCCGGCTGCGGCTGGGCGAGGCGGCGATCGTACGCGGCCCGGAGCCCTTCGTCTTCGCGGACGACCCCGACACGGCGGCGCAGCGCGTGCGCGACGTGCGGTGCGCCGGCCCCTGGGCGGCCCGGGGCGACGCGCCCGAAGGCAGCACGGTGCTGCTGGCCGGGGCGTACCACGTGCGCGGCGAGGTGCCGGGACGACTGCTGCGGGTGCTG
Coding sequences:
- a CDS encoding NAD(P)H-binding protein, producing MTTNTNDILVLGATGKTGRRLVRRLREQGASVRAASRSSAVRFDWTEPATWEPAVAGAAAVYLIAPEEAEPVHDFVKQAAAAGVRRFVTLSGRGMDLVGEDFGRGMAAGEQAVRESGAEWTILRPNNFNQNFSEDLWHQPLRDGRLALPIGDVPETFVDVDDVAEVAATVLTRDGHAGRVYELSGPRGLTFREATETIARAAGRTIDYVELTPEEYAADLRGLGIPEPFVKALGALFAFHREGHTSEPVDGVRQVLGREPLTFEAYVERAAKAGAWS